A stretch of the Rhinoderma darwinii isolate aRhiDar2 chromosome 3, aRhiDar2.hap1, whole genome shotgun sequence genome encodes the following:
- the LOC142750938 gene encoding transmembrane O-methyltransferase homolog, which produces MASNYSVLVTSVLVPLAVGVAWALYRYRFRPSGTHWSRNVKTQALCRYVLFESTHGKPDSVLQAFKEYASKDRAMKGLLFTVEQDFFLVEAAKQCFPRTTLVLGTQCGYSVIRLLPFLPPEGMLYAVEQEESMAESAEEMILVAGFQNNQFKLLCQHPLDAIHALKSQFGVFEVDFLVMDYQCDQHVEGLKTLAEVGILHPGTLILTNNTDHLTSKDFMKYIEGAEGYRVVDNCKGLLKVEYVQSE; this is translated from the exons ATGGCCTCAAATTACTCTGTCCTAGTCACCAGTGTACTAGTGCCATTGGCTGTTGGTGTGGCCTGGGCACTATACAGATATCGCTTTCGACCATCAGGCACACATTGGAGTAGGAATGTGAAGACACAAGCTCTATGTCGATATGTGTTGTTTGAATCCACCCATGGAAAACCGGACAGTGTGCTGCAGGCATTTAAAGAATACGCCAGTAAAGATCGCGCGATGAAAGGGCTGCTGTTTACTGTAGAGCAAG atttttttctaGTGGAAGCAGCCAAACAGTGTTTTCCCAGAACAACCCTTGTATTGGGCACACAGTGTGGATACTCTGTCATACGTCTCTTGCCCTTTTTGCCTCCAGAAGGGATGTTGTATGCCGTAGAACAAGAAGAAAGCATGGCAGAATCAGCAGAGGAGATGATTTTAGTTGCTGGTTTCCAAAATAATCAG TTCAAACTCTTGTGTCAACACCCATTAGATGCCATTCATGCCCTGAAAAGCCAGTTTGGTGTGTTTGAGGTGGATTTTTTGGTGATGGACTATCAATGTGACCAGCACGTCGAGGGCTTGAAGACTTTGGCAGAGGTTGGAATTCTGCACCCTGGGACTTTAATTCTAACTAACAACACCGACCATCTAACTTCTAAAGACTTCATGAAATACATTGAAGGTGCTGAAGGTTATAGAGTTGTGGATAACTGCAAGGGGTTACTGAAAGTGGAATATGTGCAATCTGAATAG